A window from Roseburia sp. 499 encodes these proteins:
- a CDS encoding DUF4364 family protein: protein MAEALTQYKLIVLYMLDHVDFPLTNTQISNFVLEKEYTTYFTIQQAISELISAELIRTESTHNNTHYYITPAGRETLSYFPDKISSAIKDDVLSYFAENKMELKQEISVIADYYKTTGQEFAVRCQIKEKERSLIDLTIAAKSREQAEAICANWQKQDEEVYGYLMDLLLQ, encoded by the coding sequence ATGGCAGAAGCTTTAACACAATATAAATTGATTGTTTTATATATGCTAGATCATGTGGACTTTCCACTGACCAACACTCAGATTTCCAACTTTGTATTAGAAAAAGAATATACCACCTATTTTACGATACAGCAGGCAATTAGCGAACTTATTAGTGCAGAATTAATTCGCACAGAATCTACACATAATAATACACACTATTATATTACACCTGCCGGAAGAGAAACACTGTCCTACTTTCCAGATAAAATCTCTTCTGCAATCAAGGATGATGTACTATCCTATTTTGCAGAAAATAAAATGGAATTAAAACAGGAAATCTCTGTCATTGCCGATTACTACAAAACTACCGGCCAAGAATTCGCTGTTCGTTGTCAAATTAAAGAAAAAGAACGCTCTCTGATAGATTTGACTATTGCAGCCAAATCCCGTGAACAGGCAGAAGCCATCTGTGCTAACTGGCAAAAACAGGATGAGGAAGTCTATGGCTATCTCATGGACTTGTTGTTGCAATAA